A genome region from Camelina sativa cultivar DH55 chromosome 10, Cs, whole genome shotgun sequence includes the following:
- the LOC104718439 gene encoding protein STICHEL-like 3, with translation MTTTTTTRVASSSSTRNRILKDANGDIGEHLRNHIHLTNCIHLKNHMHKQSPVLTDRALMRDLIVLQRSRSLRDPSASPPAWNTPPSVVDLLPKKGDHVEGGRRSVDHKKSNRRLSALSGSSPVVNFGTSKVTPSDDRSGPVISGERDSGRRVKREESSRKSYRIGDEYQNVNEVVSHGVASVNSGSKASRRLSRVNDAMIKTLSDQRNEVVVGDSDDVVSSNVRPRVRYGVGGGGSNTRGCTGGMSRPKRRKFRGTRRVRGKSRDTGGGGGKSEMSVASNTLPQGEKHEVEKEGFGEQNMTKACGIPFNWSRIHHRGKTFLDKAGRSLSCGMSDSRGRKGETNERNGSDMMMIQSDDDSSSFIHSDGEALPLLVDSAENEGWVHDYSGELGIFADNLLKNEDDSDLASEGRSGEKKHKKKSHINARHRHQQQHQSLTEKYTPKTFRDLLGQNLVVQALSNAVARRKLGLLYVFHGPNGTGKTSCARIFARALNCHSMEQPKPCGTCSSCVSHDMGKSWNIREVGPVGNYDFENIMDLLLDNGNVMVSSQSPRVFIFDDCDTLSSDCWNALSKVVDRAAPRRVVFILVCSSLDVLPHVIISRCQKFFFPKLKDADIVYSLQWIASKEEIEIDKDALKLIASRSDGSLRDAEMTLEQLSLLGQRISVPLVQELVGLVSDEKLVDLLDLALSADTVNTVKNLRTIMETSVEPLALMSQLATVITDILAGSYDFTKDRHKRKFFRRQPLPKEDMEKLRQALKTLSEAEKQLRVSNDKLTWLTAALLQLAPDQNYLLQRSSTADTSFNRSPVPLENNGGRESSDHHLDPSSDPAGGRSSGLDRRRGDSRKNRPAVEEIWLEVIEKPRVNGLREFLYKEGRIVSLSLGSAPTVHLMFSSPLTKSTAEKFRGHIMQAFEEVLECPITIEIRCETKKDPRNNGHHHHHPHPPVKDKSLPQSLALIGHDYNIDGSGRSEIVEVTESNGQRRQQQQKQHEEERTERVGSSALARARRKHLEASQSQSIVRGKVSLAHVIQQADGCSLQNGWSKRKAVSIAEKLEQENLRLEPRSRSLLCWKTSRGTRRKATRLKVRTRRARPHSLLKLVSCGKCLSTRSPTR, from the exons ATGACGACGACCACTACGACAAgagttgcttcttcttcttcaactcggAATCGAATTCTCAAAGATGCAAATGGAGACATCGGTGAGCATCTTCGTAACCACATCCATTTAACCAACTGTATCCACTTGAAGAACCATATGCATAAGCAGAGTCCTGTTTTAACTGACCGTGCCTTAATGAGAGACCTCATTGTTCTCCAACGGTCACGTTCGCTTAGAGATCCTTCTGCTAGCCCTCCTGCTTGGAACACTCCTCCTTCGGTTGTTGATTTGCTTCCGAAGAAAGGAGATCATGTGGAAGGAGGAAGAAGGTCTGTTGATCATAAGAAGTCTAATCGTAGGCTGTCTGCTTTGAGTGGTTCTTCACCTGTTGTTAATTTTGGGACATCTAAAGTGACTCCTTCTGATGATAGGTCGGGTCCTGTCATTAGTGGTGAAAGGGACAGTGGTAGGAGAGTTAAGAGAGAGGAATCTAGTAGAAAGAGTTATAGAATTGGGGATGAGTATCAAAATGTGAATGAGGTTGTTTCTCATGGTGTTGCTTCGGTTAATTCGGGTTCAAAAGCTAGTAGGAGGCTTAGCAGGGTTAATGATGCTATGATTAAGACATTATCTGATCAGCGTAATGAGGTTGTTGTAGGTGATAGTGATGATGTGGTTTCATCTAATGTTCGTCCTCGGGTTAGGTATGGAGTTGGAGGTGGAGGTAGTAACACTCGGGGATGTACGGGTGGAATGAGTCGGCCTAAAAGGCGGAAATTTAGAGGGACGAGGAGAGTTCGAGGTAAGAGTAGAGatactggtggtggtggtggtaagaGTGAGATGTCTGTTGCTTCTAACACATTGCCTCAAGGTGAGAAGCATGAGGTAGAGAAAGAGGGATTTGGGGAACAGAACATGACTAAAGCTTGTGGGATTCCGTTTAATTGGTCGAGAATTCATCACCGAGGGAAAACGTTTCTTGATAAGGCGGGTAGGAGTTTGTCTTGTGGTATGTCTGATTCAAGAGGAAGGAAAGGTGAAACCAATGAGAGAAATGGTtctgatatgatgatgatacaatCTGATGATGACTCAAGCTCCTTTATCCACTCTGATGGTGAAGCACTTCCTTTACTAGTTGATAGTGCAGAGAATGAAGGTTGGGTGCATGATTACTCAGGGGAGCTAGGAATTTTTGCAGACAATCTTCTCAAGAACGAAGATGATTCTGACCTTGCTTCAGAAGGAAGATCAGGggagaaaaaacacaaaaagaagagCCATATAAATGCACGGCATCGACATCAGCAACAGCATCAGAGTCTTACGGAGAAATACACGCCTAAAACATTCCGGGATCTCCTGGGGCAGAATCTAGTGGTACAAGCTCTTTCTAATGCAGTTGCTAGACGAAAGCTTGGACTTTTGTATGTCTTCCACGGTCCAAATGGAACTGGAAAGACCTCTTGCGCTCGGATTTTTGCAAGGGCTTTGAACTGTCATTCCATGGAACAGCCAAAGCCTTGTGGCACTTGCAGTTCTTGTGTTTCACATGATATGGGTAAAAGCTGGAACATTCGGGAAGTGGGTCCTGTCGGGAACTATGACTTTGAGAACATCATGGATTTATTACTGGATAATGGAAATGTGATGGTTTCATCTCAGTCACCTCGGGTGTTCATATTTGATGATTGTGATACCTTGTCATCTGATTGTTGGAATGCATTGTCCAAAGTGGTGGACCGAGCAGCGCCACGCCGTGTTGTCTTTATCCTCGTGTGTTCGAGTCTTGATGTTTTGCCTCATGTGATCATATCGAGGTGCCAGAAATTCTTTTTCCCGAAACTGAAGGATGCGGATATAGTTTACTCGTTGCAATGGATTGCATcaaaagaagagattgaaataGATAAAGATGCATTGAAGCTCATTGCTTCGAGATCAGATGGTTCATTAAGAGATGCTGAGATGACTCTTGAACAGTTGAGTTTGTTAGGACAGAGGATCTCTGTTCCTTTAGTTCAGGAACTG GTTGGGCTTGTTTCTGATGAGAAATTAGTGGATCTTCTTGATTTAGCTTTATCTGCAGATACTGTAAATACTGTGAAGAATCTGAGAACTATAATGGAAACAAGTGTAGAACCATTGGCTTTAATGTCTCAGCTTGCAACGGTCATAACAGATATTCTTGCGGGTAGTTATGATTTCACTAAAGATCGGCATAAAAGAAAGTTCTTTCGGCGACAACCAT TACCTAAAGAAGATATGGAGAAACTGAGACAGGCCCTTAAGACGTTATCCGAGGCAGAGAAACAGCTGAGAGTATCAAACGATAAACTGACTTGGCTCACAGCCGCGTTGCTTCAACTAGCTCCTGATCAGAACTATCTGCTTCAACGTTCTTCCACTGCAGATACTAGCTTTAACCGTAGCCCAGTACCGTTAGAGAACAATGGAGGTAGAGAAAGCTCAGATCACCATCTTGATCCTTCTAGCGATCCAGCAGGTGGAAGAAGTTCTGGTTTGGACAGAAGAAGAGGTGATAGTAGAAAAAACCGACCTGCTGTTGAAGAGATTTGGTTAGAAGTTATCGAGAAGCCTCGAGTTAACGGTTTGAGAGAGTTTCTTTATAAAGAAGGAAGAATTGTCTCTCTTAGCCTTGGATCAG CTCCTACTGTGCATCTAATGTTCAGCTCGCCGCTAACCAAATCCACAGCTGAGAAATTTCGTGGCCATATCATGCAAGCATTTGAGGAGGTTCTTGAGTGTCCAATCACGATAGAGATCAGATGCGAGACAAAGAAAGATCCAAGAAACAAtgggcatcatcatcatcatccacacCCACCTGTGAAAGATAAAAGCCTGCCACAATCTTTAGCACTCATTGGCCACGATTACAACATCGATGGAAGTGGGAGAAGCGAGATAGTTGAAGTTACTGAATCTAATGGACAaagacgacaacaacaacagaagcaACATGAAGAAGAGAGGACAGAGCGAGTTGGTTCTTCTGCATTAGCCCGAGCTAGAAGGAAACATTTGGAAGCAAGCCAGAGTCAAAGCATTGTGAGAGGTAAGGTCTCGTTGGCTCATGTGATCCAGCAAGCTGACGGATGCTCACTCCAAAACGGTTGGTCTAAACGTAAGGCCGTGTCAATAGCCGAGAAGCTGGAACAAGAGAATCT gAGACTTGAACCAAGATCAAGAAGCTTGTTATGCTGGAAAACCTCAAGAGGCACACGTCGCAAG GCCACGAGGTTAAAGGTGAGAACAAGAAGGGCAAGACCACATTCGTTGCTGAAGCTCGTGTCATGCGGAAAATGTCTGTCGACTAGATCTCCAACTAGATGA